One region of Acomys russatus chromosome 8, mAcoRus1.1, whole genome shotgun sequence genomic DNA includes:
- the Ncbp2as2 gene encoding protein NCBP2AS2: protein MVFRRLLAALLHNQQLVERLSESRPIRRAAQLTAFALLQLQLRGRDAARHLRALADQPPGSLRRRAARFKDTFTQELNRGLRDRPGPPPGRQKGPGANA from the coding sequence ATGGTCTTCCGGCGGCTGCTGGCAGCCCTGCTACACAACCAGCAGCTGGTGGAGCGGTTGTCCGAGTCGCGGCCCATCCGGCGGGCGGCTCAACTCACGGCCTTCGCGCTGCTGCAGCTGCAACTGCGTGGCCGCGACGCGGCCCGACATCTGCGCGCCCTCGCGGATCAGCCCCCGGGCTCCCTGCGTCGCCGCGCCGCCCGGTTCAAGGACACTTTCACCCAGGAACTTAACCGCGGTCTCCGGGACCGTCCAGGGCCACCACCAGGTCGGCAGAAGGGCCCGGGCGCCAACGCGTAA